The DNA window GAATTGGGTGTcttaaaagttttttgtttaaggGGCTCCATAAAATACTACTTCTATTTGCCTTTATTCTGACCAGTTTTTCGGATTAACTTTTGCCGGGGAATTGGACAATTGCGGACGTAAGGTGGATAGGTCATGGCCGGAAGGCAGACAATATTATCCTGTCTGTGGTTAGAAGATCGAGATGAGCTGCTTCTAGAGTCCTTTGAGGCAAGCTGCTTCTGATTAAATCGCATAGGATTGGGGGAAGTACGGCCGGAAAGGTCTGGCATGCTGTAAGAAGTGGCTTGGCTTCGGAGATTAGGAGCAGTTGCATGCCTTGAAGACGACCGGGACATCTGATTGCTCCGGGCGGTAGACTCCTGATCCGTACTGGAATTGTACAAGTGGTAAACCAATGGCGCCTGCTGTTGGCACAATTGATGTTGCGGGGCTTTCGGCACTCGTTCCTTTGCCTCGCCACCAGTGCTTCTTTTTAAGAGGTCCACACTCGAACTCCTACTTTTACGAACCCGTGCATTTCGCACCTCCTTGCAAGCGCACATCCGCTTCCGTTCTCGTTCCAACTTCCGGTCCCTTTCCAGATCTTGCTCTTCCTTGCGCCGCTGTTTGTTCGCCTTCGCTTGATTGAGCGCTCTGTAGTGCACGGTTTGATTGTCGATG is part of the Drosophila sechellia strain sech25 chromosome 3R, ASM438219v1, whole genome shotgun sequence genome and encodes:
- the LOC6616992 gene encoding uncharacterized protein LOC6616992, yielding MFPNYCFTKSARQSGYDVLKRKVVRHSSPSVTSAGRRRTRHRTERQRNISKSSSLRVKDSSSKSVGFRETPVICSSEKDTRKPGGEDRKTDKMTTSPSNDPNRDLQESFADFFSIIHDNVLESVQDAVQRMVSKSFEQSVAKMERLSKDLQNQEAMLNKIYHDVTNKIAAQSEASLNQFKFVTQMLIDNQTVHYRALNQAKANKQRRKEEQDLERDRKLERERKRMCACKEVRNARVRKSRSSSVDLLKRSTGGEAKERVPKAPQHQLCQQQAPLVYHLYNSSTDQESTARSNQMSRSSSRHATAPNLRSQATSYSMPDLSGRTSPNPMRFNQKQLASKDSRSSSSRSSNHRQDNIVCLPAMTYPPYVRNCPIPRQKLIRKTGQNKGK